The following proteins come from a genomic window of Aspergillus oryzae RIB40 DNA, chromosome 4:
- a CDS encoding chaperonin-containing T-complex subunit CCT3 (chaperonin complex component, TCP-1 gamma subunit (CCT3)), whose product MQAPVVVMNTNSGERQVGRKAQLSNITAAKTVADIIRSCLGPKAMLKMLLDPMGGIVLTNDGHAILREIEVSHPAAKSMIELSRTQDEEVGDGTTTVIILAGEMLAQALPQLERNIHPVVIISAFKRALADALAIVEEVSIPVDIDDDKAMYTLIQSSIGTKFVSRWSELMCSLALKAVRTVSFDAGGGKREVDIKRYARIEKIPGGQIEDSEVIDGVMVNKDITHPKMRRRIENPRVVLLDCPLEYKKGESQTNIEITKEDDWNRILEIEEEQVKRMCDAILAVKPDVVITEKGVSDLAQHFLMKANITALRRVRKTDNNRIARATGATIVNRVDDLQESDVGTACGLFEIEKIGDEYFTFLRKCQNPKACTILLRGPSKDIINEVERNLQDAMAVARNVIFHPRLSPGGGAIEMAVSVKLGQLAKSIEGVQQWPYKAVADAMEVIPRTLAQNAGASPIRVLTRMRAKHAEGHTTWGLDGDSGALVDMKEYGVWEPEAVKLQSIKTAVESACLLLRVDDICSGKSAQQVGANLGGGDE is encoded by the exons ATGCAGGCACCGGTGGTGGTAATGA ACACCAACTCTGGTGAGCGACAGGTCGGTCGCAAGGCTCAGCTTTCGAATATCACTGCCGCAAAGAC TGTCGCGGACATCATTCGGTCATGTCTGGGACCTAAGGCCATGCTGAAGATGCTGCTCGATCCTATGGGCGGTATCGTCTTGACTAACGATGGACATGCTATTTTGAGAGAAATCGAGGTGTCGCACCCGGCGGCAAAGAGCATGATTGAGCTCAGTCGTACtcaggatgaggaggtcgGTGATGGAACTACGACCGTTATTATTCTAG CTGGTGAGATGCTCGCTCAGGCCCTCCCTCAGCTCGAACGTAACATTCACCCCGTCGTCATTATCTCTGCCTTCAAGCGTGCCTTAGCGGATGCCCTTGCCATTGTGGAAGAGGTCTCGATCCCTGTTGATATCGACGATGATAAAGCGATGTACACTCTCATCCAGTCGTCCATCGGGACGAAGTTTGTTTCCAGGTGGTCCGAGCTGATGTGCAGCCTGGCCCTGAAGGCTGTGCGAACCGTTTCCTTCGATGCCGGTggtggaaagagggaggTTGACATTAAGCGGTATGCTCGTATTGAGAAGATTCCTGGTGGTCAGATCGAAGACAGTGAGGTTATCGACGGTGTGATGGTGAACAAGGATATTACCCATCCTAAGATGCGGAGAAGAATTGAGAACCCTCGGGTCGTCTTGCTTGACTGCCCACTGGAATACAAGAAGGGTGAATCTCAGACCAACATCGAGATTACGAAGGAGGATGACTGGAACAGGATCCTGGAAATTGAGGAGGAACAGGTTAAGCGCATGTGCGATGCCATTTTGGCCGTCAAGCCTGATGTTGTCATCACGGAGAAGGGTGTTTCGG ACCTCGCACAGCACTTCTTGATGAAGGCCAATATCACAGCTCTCCGCCGAGTGAGGAAGACGGATAACAACCGTATCGCTCGTGCTACTGGCGCGACGATCGTGAACCGGGTCGATGACCTCCAGGAGTCTGACGTAGGAACGGCTTGCGGACTGTTCGAAATCGAGAAGATCGGCGATGAATATTTCACTTTCCTCAGGAAATGCCAGAACCCGAAGGCTTGCACCATCCTTCTACGTGGTCCCTCTAAGGATATTATCAACGAGGTTGAGCGCAACCTTCAGGATGCTATGGCCGTCGCCCGGAATGTCATCTTCCACCCACGACTGTCCCCTGGCGGTGGTGCTATCGAGATGGCAGTTTCTGTCAAGCTGGGCCAGTTGGCCAAGTCTATCGAGGGTGTTCAACAATGGCCTTACAAGGCCGTTGCTGATGCTATGGAGGTTATTCCCCGGACATTGGCTCAAAACGCAGGAGCCAGCCCTATTCGTGTTTTGACTCGCATGAGGGCCAAGCACGCCGAAGGCCACACCACATGGGGTCTTGATGGTGACTCGGGTGCCCTGGTGGATATGAAGGAATATGGCGTCTGGGAACCTGAAGCAGTGAAACTCCAGAGCATCAAGACTGCTGTCGAG TCCGCATGCCTACTTCTCcgtgttgatgatatctgcaGCGGCAAATCTGCACAGCAGGTGGGTGCCAACCTCGGTGGTGGCGATGAATAA
- a CDS encoding bifunctional AAA family ATPase chaperone/translocase BCS1 (AAA+-type ATPase): MDPNGPPSTSGLPSPGDLILQQRKDAIQAAAQPTGDGGLFAQLSSNPFFTAGFGLAGLGAGLSFAQKGIRHGAALLRRRMLVDVEISVKDDSYPWFLHWMTLYQRSQLSSAQSAASRSGYMETLLQKMTPGMRHLSIQTQKVEHSNGAIHTHFSLVPGPGRHVLRYKNAFIFVNRMRESKSLDLQTGRPWETITLTTLYSHRHVFEDLFREAHAYAAKSHEGKTSIYNSWGAEWKLFGQPRRKRPLESVILDEGVKERIVDDVKDFLSSGKWYHDRGIPYRRGYLLYGPPGTGKSSFIQALAGELDYDIAILNLSERGLTDDRLNHLLTIVPNRTLVLLEDVDAAFSNRRVQSDADGYRGANVTFSGLLNAMDGVASAEERVIFLTTNHVERLDPALVRPGRVDMTVRLGEVTRYQVACLWDRFYSELDTNGKYRKIFLDRLHEFGLIEDENGREPDQPKATSAAALQGLFLYNKGNMDGAIAMAEALTYSVHEEAMEHDRPNGN; this comes from the exons ATGGACCCGAATGGACCACCAAGTACATCGGGGCTGCCTTCGCCTGGCGATTTAATCCTGCAGCAGAGGAAAGATGCTATCCAGGCGGCGGCGCAGCCCACCGGAGATGGCGGGCTTTTCGCCCAGCTATCTAGCAatcccttcttcacagcG GGCTTCGGTCTCGCCGGCTTAGGTGCTGGGTTAAGTTTCGCTCAGAAGGGCATTCGGCATGGCGCAGCACTCCTGCGAAGGCGCATGCTCGTGGATGTGGAAATCAGCGTAAAGGACGATTCGTATCCCTGGTTTCTACATTGGATGACGCTATACCAACGTTCGCAGCTCAGTTCGGCTCAGTCAGCGGCCAGCAGGTCTGGCTATATGGAAACCTTACTCCAGAAGATGACCCCCGGGATGCGCCACCTCTCAATCCAAACGCAGAAAGTCGAACACTCAAACGGTGCCATACATACACATTTTTCGCTAGTACCCGGTCCAGGGAGACACGTTCTGCGTTACAAGAATGCGTTTATCTTCGTAAATCGGATGCGCGAGTCGAAGTCACTGGACCTTCAGACTGGTCGCCCGTGGGAAACGATTACCCTGACAACTCTCTATTCGCATCGCCATGTTTTTGAGGACCTCTTCAGAGAGGCTCACGCATATGCGGCTAAATCACATGAAGGCAAAACATCAATCTACAACAGCTGGGGTGCTGAATGGAAACTGTTTGGACAACCGCGACGGAAGCGTCCTTTGGAATCAGTCATTCTTGACGAGGGTGTCAAGGAGCGGATCGTGGACGATGTCAAAGACTTTCTTTCGAGCGGAAAATGGTACCATGATCGCGGAATACCGTACCGACGGGGTTATCTGCTCTATGGGCCTCCAGGCACAGGCAAAAGCTCATTTATCCAGGCTTTGGCAGGTGAACTAGACTATGATATTGCCATTCTCAACCTTAGTGAACGGGGATTGACGGATGATCGGTTGAATCATCTCCTCACCATTGTTCCTAACCGGACGCTTGTTTTGCTGGAAGACGTAGatgctgccttctccaatcGGCGGGTTCAGTCTGATGCCGATGGATATCGCGGTGCTAACGTTACGTTCTCCGGTTTGCTGAATGCCATGGACGGAGTTGCAAGTGCTGAAGAACGTGTGATATTCCTCACGACGAACCACGTGGAGCGGCTAGACCCAGCTCTGGTTCGGCCTGGTCGGGTGGACATGACAGTTCGGTTGGGCGAGGTCACTCGCTACCAGGTTGCATGTCTCTGGGATCGATTTTATAGTGAGTTGGATACAAATGGAAAGTACCGAAAGATATTCCTCGACCGACTACACGAGTTTGGATTAATAGAAGACGAGAACGGCCGGGAGCCCGATCAACCGAAGGCTACAAGCGCGGCCGCCCTGCAGGGCTTATTCTTGTACAACAAAGGGAACATGGATGGCGCCATTGCGATGGCTGAGGCGCTCACATATTCAGTCCATGAAGAAGCCATGGAGCATGATCGTCCAAATGGCAACTAA
- a CDS encoding extracellular serine rich protein (predicted protein) — translation MAALAANLATAVPHGQDQGQGPSSPQYKMLTKKNIMPLPTQRTNMNLPMRASHPMMRVDDPDTDDSQATPAPTATDGPRVITELVTETSTTCNCPTGSASAGHVPLSSQAYVGGSSSSLAFGVNADAVPSAGVERGPVVGSSSGAGVFRPASTETVYATPAAESSVRVFGPASSAHVEGVPVAASSEGVFGPASTETVFATVVSSVRVHGPASSEVAKATPVVETSQVFRPASTETVFATVVSSVRVHGPASSEVAKATPAAESSVRVLRPASSAHVEGTPAVESSRGVFGPASTETVEATPVAESSVRAFGPASSEAVKATPVAESGKGVFGPASSEAAKATPAVVSSVRVFGPASSANLEATPVAASSEAIFRPASTDTVRVTPVAATSTRVFGPASSANAKATPTTLSSGRVFGPASSETSSRALFSTQVAVPSGVDPLRSGAPSGTPSGRPDQFQTFQGAAPEKMVPVLAMMGLSGLLGAWLVL, via the exons ATGGCCGCTCTTGCGGCCAATCTTGCAACGGCTGTTCCTCACGGTCAGGATCAGGGTCAGGGGCCTAGTAGTCCGCAGTACAAG ATGTtaacaaaaaagaatataatgCCCCTCCCAACCCAAAGAACCAACATGAATCTCCCCATGCGAGCCAGCCACCCCATGATGCGAGTCGACGACCCCGACACCGACGACAGCCAGGCCACACCAGCCCCAACAGCCACAGACGGACCCAGAGTGATCACCGAACTTGTTACCGAAACAAGCACCACCTGTAACTGCCCGACGGGCTCGGCGTCGGCAGGACATGTCCCTCTTAGCAGCCAGGCTTATGTGGGTGGTAGTTCGAGTTCTTTGGCGTTTGGGGTGAACGCGGATGCTGTGCCTAGTGCTGGAGTGGAGAGGGGACCTGTGGTTGGATCTAGTTCTGGTGCGGGAGTGTTTAGGCCTGCGTCTACTGAGACTGTCTATGCTACTCCGGCTGCTGAGTCTAGTGTCCGTGTGTTTGGGCCGGCTTCTAGTGCCCATGTCGAGGGTGTACCTGTCGCTGCGTCTAGTGAAGGTGTTTTTGGTCCTGCTTCCACCGAGACTGTGTTTGCTACGGTTGTGTCTAGTGTCAGGGTCCATGGTCCTGCCTCGAGTGAGGTTGCGAAGGCTACACCTGTGGTTGAAACTAGTCAGGTTTTCAGACCCGCTTCCACCGAGACTGTGTTTGCCACGGTTGTGTCCAGTGTCAGAGTCCATGGTCCTGCATCTAGCGAGGTTGCGAAGGCTACTCCTGCGGCTGAGTCTAGTGTCCGCGTGCTCAGGCCGGCATCTAGTGCCCATGTGGAGGGTACACCTGCCGTTGAGTCTAGTCGGGGCGTCTTCGGACCTGCGTCTACTGAGACTGTTGAGGCTACCCCTGTGGCTGAGTCGAGTGTGCGTGCCTTTGGTCCTGCGTCTAGCGAGGCTGTGAAGGCTACGCCTGTCGCTGAGTCTGGTAAGGGAGTCTTTGGTCCTGCGTCTAGCGAGGCTGCGAAGGCTACGCCTGCAGTTGTGTCAAGTGTTCGGGTGTTCGGTCCTGCATCCAGTGCTAACTTGGAAGCTACACCTGTCGCTGCATCCAGCGAGGCCATCTTCCGTCCTGCTTCCACTGACACTGTAAGGGTTACCCCCGTGGCCGCAACTAGTACTCGGGTGTTCGGTCCCGCATCTAGCGCGAATGCAAAGGCCACACCTACCACTCTCTCCAGTGGAAGGGTGTTCGGTCCTGCATCCAGTGAGACCTCATCCCGGGCGTTGTTCAGTACCCAGGTGGCTGTGCCGAGTGGGGTTGATCCTCTTCGGAGCGGCGCGCCCAGTGGTACACCCAGTGGCCGGCCGGATCAGTTCCAGACGTTCCAGGGAGCCGCaccggagaagatggtgccTGTTCTTGCGATGATGGGGCTTTCTGGATTGCTCGGGGCTTGGTTGGTCCTCTAG
- a CDS encoding uncharacterized protein (predicted protein): protein MQTYSTNELSVTRTNPSKPNSSIPIMMLKLEDRRREPPNDGLVSILFSRLAAMLAIDEAEAFARKHHLGPSEAAEAEGKALKRAAAQESCRLSWNNAKHLYELHHPSLTKLPPPALVGAAGIPLSPVRSKYSGLLHISVSTPSKESNSRQPPTILVTTPMSANAVEGANMAATPRTSTLPLADSDELLASLDLGTLTLSISAAAITATIPSLYAIDSLVTAILAVAVSDEASNTVLTDMELYDPTKEALSKHSSLNSNIKSLAEQEDAKEGIQLLSKIKFANSQSADSTQRKWFHFWRPQKPTKPKTKKIVVEEFDLEKYGRYGYGSSREGQKLPGLTRGCLRILFWGLDMLVRILTMMVKIIAWLLVNLTRCTTSAKA, encoded by the coding sequence ATGCAGACATACTCAACCAACGAACTATCTGTCACTAGGACCAATCCATCAAAGCCAAATAGTAGTATTCCTATCATGATGCTAAAACTAGAAGACCGCCGCCGCGAACCCCCAAATGACGGACTTGTgtccatcctcttctcccgtTTGGCTGCAATGCTGGCCATTGATGAAGCGGAAGCGTTTGCTAGAAAGCATCATTTGGGTCCGtcagaagctgcagaagcaGAGGGGAAAGCTCTAAAGCGGGCTGCAGCACAAGAATCTTGCAGACTCTCGTGGAATAATGCCAAGCACCTGTATGAGCTGCATCACCCATCGCTTACCAAGCTCCCACCTCCAGCCCTTGTCGGTGCGGCAGGTATCCCGCTGTCTCCAGTGAGGTCAAAGTATTCCGGACTCCTCCACATCTCTGTTTCGACACCATCGAAAGAATCCAATTCTAGACAACCTCCAACTATTCTTGTGACTACTCCTATGTCGGCCAACGCGGTCGAAGGTGCCAACATGGCAGCCACGCCTCGGACGTCCACCCTCCCTTTGGCTGATTCTGATGAACTCCTAGCGTCTCTGGACCTGGGCACGCTGACCCTCTCCATTTCGGCGGCTGCCATCACCGCCACGATCCCTTCGTTATATGCAATAGACTCCCTTGTCACTGCAATTCTGGCCGTTGCAGTCTCGGACGAGGCCTCAAACACCGTCCTAACGGACATGGAGCTCTACGACCCAACCAAGGAAGCATTATCCAAGCACTCGTCTTTAAATAGTAACATAAAAAGCCTCGCCGAGCAGGAAGACGCCAAAGAAGGCATCCAACTTCTGTCGAAGATCAAATTCGCAAACTCGCAATCCGCCGACTCCACCCAGAGAAAATGGTTCCATTTCTGGCGCCCACAGAAACCCACAAagcccaagaccaagaaaatcGTGGTCGAAGAATTCGACCTAGAGAAATATGGACGCTACGGCTACGGCTCCTCGCGGGAGGGACAGAAGCTCCCGGGCTTGACGCGGGGATGCTTACGAATCCTCTTCTGGGGGCTGGATATGCTTGTGCGCATACTTACCATGATGGTAAAGATAATCGCCTGGTTGCTGGTCAATCTGACTCGATGTACTACTAGCGCGAAAGCTTAA
- a CDS encoding putative Zn-dependent hydrolase/oxidoreductase family protein (predicted Zn-dependent hydrolase (beta-lactamase superfamily)): MSSSTVAVLYALTLSVPSISTGPEDAKEKKHHVSGGFTNPWDLTWAHFLRRQINGTANRPDTTPPTVPVRKPEFLPSRETPKLRATWLGHACYYVEYPSGLRVLFDPVFEDRCSPISWLGPKRYTEMPCQIKDIPIIDAVVISHNHYDHLSYPTVKEISARHPNCHFFVPLGNEQWFKSSGIDNVTELDWWEERDIVLSPSQSTGTQVKESAGNGSSSPGDIKGRVGCLPCQHTSNRGVFDRAKTLWASWYIESGGRKVYFAGDTGYRSVPELPDGADDHAPEYDFPVCPAFKQTGEFRGPFDLGLIPIGAYGPRFVWSPVHADPHDAVQIFQDTKCKKALGMHWGTWVLTEEDVLEPPRKLRDALRKHEIPEDGVFDICDIGESREF; encoded by the exons ATGAGCTCCTCTACCGTGGCAGTTCTTTACGCCCTCACACTTTCAGTACCTTCAATTTCCACAGGTCCCGAGGAtgcgaaagagaagaaacaccaTGTCTCAGGGGGATTCACGAATCCATGGGA CCTAACGTGGGCTCATTTTCTAAGGCGACAAATAAATGGTACAGCAAACCGTCCTGACACTACACCCCCAACCGTGCCTGTCCGAAAACCAGAGTTCCTGCCCAGTAGAGAAACTCCTAAGTTGCGTGCGACGTGGCTAGGTCATGCCTGTTACTATGTCGAGTACCCCAGCGGTCTGCGAGTACTGTTTGACCCCGTCTTCGAGGACCGTTGCTCACCGATTTCTTGGCTGGGCCCCAAGCGTTACACTGAAATGCCGTGTCAAATCAAGGATATACCCATTATCGACGCAGTGGTGATATCTCATAATCACTATGACCACTTGTCTTACCCAACTGTTAAAGAGATCTCTGCGCGACACCCAAATTGCcatttctttgttcctcTGGGCAATGAGCAGTGGTTCAAAAGCTCTGGGATTGATAACGTGACTGAACTGGACTGGTGGGAGGAACGCGACATCGTTCTCTCGCCGTCTCAATCGACAGGAACACAAGTCAAGGAATCGGCTGGGAATGGCAGTTCTAGCCCAGGAGATATAAAAGGGCGAGTTGGATGCCTACCCTGCCAGCATACTAGCAACAGAGGCGTATTCGACCGCGCAAAGACATTGTGGGCTTCATGGTACATTGAATCCGGTGGACGCAAGGTCTACTTTGCTGG AGATACCGGTTACAGAAGTGTGCCAGAGCTTCCCGATGGTGCTGATGACCACGCACCGGAATATGACTTTCCAGTATGCCCTGCTTTCAAGCAGACGGGCGAATTTCGTGGACCGTTCGACCTAGGATTGATACCGATTGGAGCCTATGGTCCTCGCTTCGTTTGGAGTCCTGTGCATGCTGATCCTCACGATGCAGTCCAGATATTTCAGGATACCAAGTGCAAGAAAGCCCTGGGCATGCACTGGGGCACTTGGGTGTTAACAGAGGAAGATGTCCTTGAGCCACCTAGAAAGTTGAGGGATGCATTGAGAAAACATGAAATTCCTGAGGATGGGGTTTTCGATATTTGTGACATTGGAGAAAGTCGAGAGTTTTGA
- a CDS encoding uncharacterized protein (predicted protein) yields MSQFQLFPSPSTTKASKNPFRLENQRTAGTHPMGSIPLNDLNGKDIRTEALLFQIVDDAKSIKPAKKTKTPRSTPVSVPETVQELRTPESLFSKSPKNGTTNQWGSPAYKVSQVSPTGSGKIHIATQLAQGTSEASSSPVIPMRSIFPQYNPDVSLSQQQYYPQLSANARKHRPKELSFTPPPEIDRALGPKTVPASVMNFPAGVLDQVEIQYSSITELRSLWEAANGQRPQDLAGTFNLRVAR; encoded by the coding sequence ATGAGTCAATTTCAACTCTTTCCATCGCCTTCAACAACCAAGGCTTCTAAGAACCCCTTCCGCTTAGAGAATCAAAGAACTGCGGGCACACATCCTATGGGTTCAATCCCTCTGAATGATCTCAACGGCAAAGATATCAGGACAGAGGCGCTGCTTTTCCAAATCGTCGATGACGCGAAGAGCATTAAACCCgcgaagaaaacgaaaacCCCTCGGTCAACGCCTGTATCCGTACCAGAGACTGTACAGGAACTGAGAACGCCTGAGTCGCTTTTCAGCAAGAGCCCAAAAAACGGCACCACAAATCAATGGGGTTCGCCGGCATATAAAGTCAGCCAGGTGTCCCCGACGGGGAGCGGCAAAATTCACATAGCTACCCAACTAGCTCAGGGAACTTCTGAGGCCTCCAGCTCGCCTGTCATTCCTATGAGATCCATATTCCCTCAGTATAATCCCGACGTGTCTCTCAGCCAGCAACAGTATTACCCCCAACTCTCAGCCAATGCGCGGAAACATAGGCCCAAGGAGCTCTCCttcacaccaccaccagagaTTGACCGTGCCCTTGGGCCCAAGACCGTCCCTGCAAGTGTAATGAACTTCCCAGCAGGTGTTCTTGACCAAGTTGAGATACAATACTCGTCCATTACCGAGCTTAGGAGCCTCTGGGAAGCAGCCAATGGCCAGCGTCCGCAAGACCTCGCAGGAACCTTCAATTTGCGTGTGGCTCGGTaa
- a CDS encoding uncharacterized protein (predicted protein) — MSIKWFRTLSRGPFFESLRQSHRTNPVNADFLRSSSFNFVNPRHNVISTTDCVTQKLLETDIAKLSDEEVLSLFTTGFFGGYAFACERVILRAGGWKLLSVKFSNFEDDPAAMTIWDYTKIPSSKLLPLGSRLFGSFKLIDKHISKAPGLEPSYVDYGFGSDQSRFAGCHRVQVTRSPQTEIKRKREGDKTRRGLPLGLKYQYDILVVDDSKALNPRANQLLAAHTVSPCSDFFTLTAA; from the exons ATGTCGATCAAGTGGTTTCGCACTCTGTCTCGGGGCCCATTCTTTGAATCACTCCGTCAATCACACAGGACCAATCCAGTTAACGCTGATTTTCTACGCTCATCGTCGTTCAACTTCGTCAATCCACGCCACAATGTTATAAGCACCACGGATTGCGTGACGCAAAAGCTCTTAGAAACAGACATCGCAAAATTAAGCGACGAGGAAGTATTGTCATTGTTTACTACAGGATTTTTTGGCGGGTACGCCTTTGCTTGCGAAAGGGTGATCCTCAGAGCTGGGGGATGGAAATTACTCTCAGTCAAGTTTTCAA ATTTTGAAGATGACCCGGCGGCAATGACCATATGGGACTACACGAAGATCCCAAGCAGCAAGCTCTTACCACTTGGCAGCCGCTTATTTGGCTCCTTCAAGTTGATAGACAAGCATATCTCGAAGGCTCCAGGGCTGGAGCCTAGCTACGTCGACTACGGATTTGGCTCGGATCAGTCTAGATTCGCAGGATGTCACCGAGTCCAGGTCACTCGGTCACCTCAGACCGAGATCA AGCGTAAACGCGAGGGTGACAAGACACGCAGGGGTCTTCCACTTGGACTAAAGTACCAATATGATATTCTCGTGGTAGATGATAGC AAAGCATTGAATCCAAGAGCCAACCAGCTTTTGGCAGCTCACACCGTATCCCCCTGTTCCGACTTCTTCACACTAACTGCAGCATAG
- a CDS encoding uncharacterized protein (predicted protein) has product MSGYFNPTALIPDPPSVHHERSSWEMNRYRSPEDGYFTESEEEVLNNLDEVAMAALPLHLQENMRELHLERVQRLKREKSNDPFYKPSYHATSPVIWYKDSIATMEASQDTERSGRGGLPSSSSEQVDWYLWQRIHEMNERRHMEGDTIAMAAPYSHSSSARFNLAGNLFSKHSTSTEEDMETGYTGGRQSRSTYISQPTGTKARACVIHTVEDTEAPSEGPNAHERFRQRGSSMISAMRGRVRKSIQRMSKVFKKQSSLQDHNRAYETFVSS; this is encoded by the coding sequence ATGTCAGGCTATTTCAATCCGACAGCGCTCATTCCAGATCCCCCATCAGTTCATCATGAGAGAAGCTCATGGGAAATGAACCGATACAGGAGCCCAGAGGACGGTTACTTTACGGAgagcgaagaagaggtccTTAACAACTTGGACGAAGTAGCCATGGCCGCTCTACCGCTCCATTTGCAAGAAAACATGCGCGAGTTACATCTTGAGCGCGTGCAAAGattgaaaagagagaaaagtaatGATCCATTCTACAAGCCATCTTACCATGCGACATCACCGGTGATTTGGTACAAGGATTCGATAGCTACGATGGAAGCAAGCCAGGACACGGAGAGGAGTGGTCGCGGAGGTTTGCCAAGTTCAAGCTCGGAGCAAGTTGATTGGTATTTGTGGCAGCGCATACATGAGATGAATGAGAGAAGGCACATGGAGGGTGATACTATCGCGATGGCGGCTCCTTATTCCCACAGCTCGAGTGCGCGCTTCAATCTGGCCGGCAATCTGTTTTCGAAGCATTCGACATCAACTGAAGAGGATATGGAAACCGGATATACTGGCGGCAGACAATCTCGCAGCACATACATATCACAGCCGACAGGCACAAAAGCCCGCGCATGTGTAATTCACACAGTCGAAGACACCGAGGCGCCTTCTGAAGGACCAAATGCGCATGAGCGGTTTCGCCAGAGAGGCTCGTCAATGATCTCCGCTATGCGGGGCCGCGTACGAAAAAGTATCCAAAGAATGAGCAAGGTGTTCAAGAAACAGTCTAGTTTGCAAGATCATAATCGAGCATACGAAACCTTTGTTTCGAGTTGA